In Luteolibacter yonseiensis, a single window of DNA contains:
- a CDS encoding sulfatase, whose translation MTSPSLRNIALAGASALWSLMPQTSFADQKPPNIIFILADDLGYTDTSAYGSRYYETPNIEKLAADGLKFTNGYTNGPNCQPTRAALISGQYAARTGVYTVGNIDRFDWRSRPLRPVDNVVALPGNKTTIAQSLKKAGYATGMFGKWHLGNKPAEHPSKRGFDEAIVSNGKHFDFKTDPQVDYPQGTYLADFLTDKAADFIERHKDGPFFLYLPHFGVHAPYQAKPELIEHFKNKQAAGGHHDPVYAAMLASVDQSVGKITALVDKLGIAENTLIVFTSDNGGVGGYQKAGINAKGVTDNSPLKAGKGNLHEGGIRVPYVFRWKGKIAPGGVTDTPIISVDLHPSLLALSGAPAPENQPLDGVSYAKLLEDPAKKLDRDALFWHFPGYLGANGDSWRTKPVSVVRSGDWKLIQNLEDKSLELYDLKNDIGEANNLATAQPGKAAALLAKLDTWRQEIKAPFPTPNDPSKAGTAPKKKKNRDSADD comes from the coding sequence ATGACATCCCCATCCCTTAGAAACATCGCCCTTGCGGGAGCCTCCGCGCTGTGGTCCCTCATGCCACAGACCTCGTTCGCGGACCAGAAGCCGCCCAACATCATCTTCATCCTCGCGGACGATCTCGGCTACACCGACACCTCGGCCTATGGCAGCCGTTACTACGAAACCCCGAACATCGAGAAGCTCGCCGCCGACGGACTGAAATTCACCAACGGCTACACGAACGGCCCGAACTGCCAGCCCACGCGTGCCGCGCTCATCAGCGGCCAATACGCCGCGCGCACCGGTGTCTATACCGTGGGAAACATCGACCGCTTCGACTGGCGCAGCCGCCCGCTCCGCCCGGTGGACAACGTCGTCGCCCTGCCTGGGAACAAGACTACCATCGCGCAATCGCTGAAAAAAGCGGGCTACGCCACCGGCATGTTCGGCAAGTGGCACCTTGGAAACAAACCGGCGGAGCACCCGTCGAAGCGCGGATTCGACGAAGCGATCGTCTCCAACGGCAAACATTTCGATTTCAAGACAGATCCCCAGGTGGACTACCCGCAGGGCACCTACCTCGCGGATTTCCTCACCGACAAGGCCGCCGACTTCATCGAGCGCCACAAGGACGGCCCGTTCTTCCTCTATCTCCCGCACTTCGGCGTCCACGCGCCCTATCAGGCGAAACCGGAGCTGATCGAGCATTTCAAGAACAAGCAAGCCGCCGGAGGACACCACGACCCCGTCTACGCGGCCATGCTCGCCAGCGTGGACCAGAGCGTTGGAAAAATCACCGCCCTCGTTGACAAGCTCGGCATCGCGGAGAACACGCTCATCGTCTTCACCAGCGACAATGGCGGCGTGGGAGGCTATCAGAAAGCCGGCATCAACGCCAAGGGCGTCACCGACAACTCCCCTCTCAAGGCCGGCAAAGGCAATCTCCACGAAGGCGGCATCCGCGTCCCCTACGTTTTCCGCTGGAAAGGAAAGATCGCCCCGGGCGGCGTCACGGACACTCCGATCATTTCGGTCGATCTCCATCCGTCCCTGCTCGCGCTCAGCGGAGCACCCGCTCCCGAGAACCAGCCTCTCGATGGCGTCAGCTATGCGAAACTGCTGGAGGATCCCGCCAAGAAGCTCGACCGCGACGCGCTCTTCTGGCACTTCCCCGGCTACCTGGGAGCGAATGGCGACTCGTGGCGCACCAAGCCGGTCAGCGTGGTCCGCTCCGGCGACTGGAAGCTCATCCAGAACCTCGAGGACAAATCGCTCGAGCTCTATGACCTGAAAAACGACATCGGCGAGGCGAACAACCTCGCCACCGCCCAGCCCGGGAAAGCCGCCGCGCTGCTGGCGAAGCTCGATACCTGGAGGCAGGAAATCAAGGCCCCCTTCCCTACGCCGAACGATCCGTCCAAGGCAGGAACCGCACCGAAGAAAAAGAAGAACCGCGACAGCGCGGACGACTGA
- a CDS encoding TPR end-of-group domain-containing protein — MSKTLRAASGWLDLGLADEALHELQSLPPEVQMLRGPLELKLAAQMEQEQWNSASETARLLCLKAEDVPEFFLRAAYCLHETGDTLAACNQLLRGPKELFDMAIFHYNLACYLWTLGDGPRARSHLEQAIDMDGTFLESAREDRDLAGMKLPPA; from the coding sequence GTGTCGAAAACGTTACGCGCGGCGTCCGGCTGGCTTGATCTGGGGCTGGCGGACGAGGCGCTTCATGAACTGCAATCCCTGCCTCCGGAAGTGCAGATGCTCCGGGGTCCCCTGGAACTCAAGCTGGCCGCGCAGATGGAGCAGGAGCAGTGGAATTCCGCATCCGAGACCGCCCGCCTGCTCTGCCTGAAGGCCGAGGACGTGCCGGAGTTTTTCCTGCGCGCGGCCTATTGCCTGCATGAGACGGGGGACACCCTCGCCGCCTGCAATCAATTGTTGCGCGGTCCGAAGGAGCTGTTCGACATGGCGATCTTCCATTACAACCTCGCCTGCTACCTGTGGACGCTTGGTGACGGACCACGCGCCCGGAGCCACCTGGAACAAGCCATCGACATGGATGGGACGTTCCTCGAATCCGCCCGTGAGGACCGGGATCTCGCGGGGATGAAACTGCCGCCGGCTTGA
- the cysS gene encoding cysteine--tRNA ligase: MRLFDTLSRTERDLRPIDGTTFRFYCCGPTVYGPAHIGNFRTFVLQDVLRRTLETGGMRTLHVRNITDVDDKTIRDSQKAGKSLTDFTSGWTERFHSDCEKLGLLPPHIEPGAVEHIPQQIAMIGTLVEKGHAYASDDGSVYFKISSYPGYGRLSRLDERELDLGKTQNARSNSDEYEKDSLSDFVLWKGRKPEDGDNFWPSPWGEGRPGWHLECSAMIQEYLGDSFDLHSGGVDLVFPHHENEIAQSECACGGHFAENWFHITHLLVDGGKMSKSVGNLYTLADLAEKGHTAMEVRYVLIGAHYRKPLNFTLDSLAGAHEALAKLGKGARALAARIGSDVMLTRADFGPFQAAWESLNHDLNTPGALGGLFTGLRESAALTGAEAAAALAGFNRILGALGLTLPEEAPQKSSEVPESVKALAETRWQARLAKDWAESDRLRAQLAEQGWLMKDGREDYTLEPVG; this comes from the coding sequence ATGCGGCTTTTCGACACGCTATCCCGGACCGAGCGCGACCTGAGACCCATTGATGGGACGACCTTCCGTTTTTACTGCTGCGGTCCGACCGTTTACGGCCCCGCGCATATCGGGAACTTCCGCACGTTCGTCCTGCAGGATGTCCTCCGCCGCACGCTGGAAACCGGTGGCATGAGGACGCTGCACGTCCGGAACATCACGGATGTGGACGACAAGACGATCCGTGATTCCCAAAAGGCCGGCAAATCCCTCACCGACTTCACCAGCGGCTGGACCGAAAGATTCCATTCCGACTGCGAAAAGCTCGGCCTGCTGCCACCGCATATCGAACCGGGAGCCGTCGAACACATCCCCCAGCAGATCGCCATGATCGGAACGCTGGTGGAGAAGGGGCATGCCTACGCCTCCGACGACGGCTCGGTGTATTTCAAGATTTCCTCCTATCCCGGCTACGGACGTCTGTCCCGTCTGGACGAGCGCGAGCTGGACCTCGGCAAGACCCAGAATGCCCGCTCGAACTCGGATGAATACGAGAAGGACAGCCTCTCGGATTTCGTGCTTTGGAAAGGCCGGAAGCCGGAGGACGGAGACAATTTCTGGCCGTCCCCGTGGGGCGAGGGTCGTCCGGGCTGGCACCTCGAGTGCTCGGCGATGATCCAGGAATACCTCGGAGATTCGTTCGACCTCCACTCCGGCGGGGTGGATCTCGTCTTCCCGCACCACGAAAACGAGATCGCCCAGAGCGAATGCGCGTGCGGCGGTCATTTCGCGGAAAACTGGTTCCACATCACCCACCTGCTGGTGGATGGCGGGAAAATGTCGAAGTCCGTGGGAAACCTCTACACGCTCGCGGATCTGGCGGAGAAGGGCCACACCGCCATGGAGGTCCGCTATGTCCTCATCGGTGCGCATTATCGCAAGCCGCTCAATTTCACGCTGGATTCCCTGGCAGGCGCCCACGAGGCGCTCGCGAAGCTTGGGAAGGGCGCCCGCGCGCTCGCCGCGAGGATCGGCTCGGATGTCATGCTCACCCGCGCGGATTTCGGTCCGTTCCAGGCCGCATGGGAAAGCCTGAACCACGATCTCAACACCCCGGGGGCGCTCGGCGGCCTCTTCACCGGCCTGCGGGAATCCGCGGCGCTGACAGGAGCCGAAGCCGCCGCCGCATTGGCCGGATTCAACCGCATCCTTGGCGCGCTCGGTCTCACCCTGCCTGAGGAGGCTCCGCAAAAATCCTCCGAGGTTCCGGAATCGGTCAAGGCTCTGGCCGAAACACGCTGGCAGGCCCGCCTCGCCAAGGATTGGGCGGAATCCGACAGGCTCCGCGCCCAGCTCGCCGAACAAGGCTGGCTGATGAAGGACGGCAGGGAGGACTACACGTTGGAACCCGTCGGTTGA
- a CDS encoding YbjN domain-containing protein — MRPHSRQILTVEETFGQNGWHCELVEGRDVLRAGFDAHHTRVDLIAQAYPQLNALTVVTESRLSLDEEHLPVVLELLARANKQLTLGGFEYDLDREFLVFRITNLFEREKYDSDIISSMVHCGIAELDRIVPYAAIVRDTPADLLDDLDIPRLLMREDIIPPVPGDQEEEYY; from the coding sequence ATGCGACCCCACTCCCGACAAATCCTCACCGTCGAAGAAACCTTCGGCCAGAACGGCTGGCACTGCGAACTCGTGGAAGGCCGCGATGTCCTGCGCGCCGGATTCGACGCCCATCACACGCGCGTCGACCTCATCGCCCAGGCATACCCCCAGCTCAACGCGCTCACCGTGGTCACCGAGTCGCGCCTGAGCCTGGATGAGGAACATCTGCCGGTGGTCCTCGAGCTGCTGGCCCGGGCGAACAAGCAGCTCACGCTCGGTGGTTTCGAGTATGATCTGGACCGTGAGTTCCTCGTCTTCCGCATCACCAATCTTTTCGAGCGGGAGAAATACGACTCGGACATCATTTCCTCCATGGTCCACTGCGGCATTGCGGAACTGGACCGCATCGTCCCCTATGCGGCCATCGTCCGCGACACGCCGGCCGATCTGCTGGACGACCTGGATATCCCCCGCCTGCTCATGCGCGAGGACATCATCCCTCCCGTGCCTG
- a CDS encoding DUF1501 domain-containing protein, whose protein sequence is MKRHQKEDLVRRRDFIRQSACASLGVTGLVNALAQMRLVTAAVAQSAPTSDYKALVCLFLNGGHDSNNLLVPSGAASSGSLREDYVNGRGVLALPSAGLNPLTLPADTRAFQRHHAGTVAPLGLHPQAPDLAGLFNRKELAVVANVGTLAFPVSSRADYQSGNIPLPPQLFSHSDQQTQWQSSVPDKAFASGWGGRAADLLHSSYNAGTSKVSMSISLAGVNSFQIGTTGQVTQYAINDEGTVPLSGFGDAYADAVNPNGTYKSNPAGIRLKAFDDIMRLTHANLHEEEYNRVVIRARAAEGTVGAAITAAAATGVDFDTHFTNATTSLGNQLKMIAKLIAGRGVLGNNRQVFFCQIGGFDTHQTLLSSHADLITELNHSLAAFSNTLRALGVWDKVTTFTASDFNRTLTPNNTDPEKAGSDHAWGSHAIVLGGAVKGGDVYGHFPSLKTGAAAGSIDAGSNRGRWIPTTSVDQYSSKLANWFGVSSNELEAVFPNLPRFDDPSLSSANLAFI, encoded by the coding sequence ATGAAGAGACATCAGAAAGAGGATCTCGTCCGACGGCGCGATTTCATCCGCCAATCCGCCTGCGCGTCGCTCGGCGTGACCGGACTGGTGAACGCGCTCGCCCAGATGCGGCTCGTCACCGCGGCCGTGGCGCAGTCGGCTCCGACGTCCGATTACAAGGCGCTGGTCTGTCTTTTCCTCAACGGCGGCCACGATTCCAACAACCTGCTGGTCCCCTCCGGTGCCGCGTCATCCGGATCGCTTCGCGAGGACTACGTGAATGGCCGCGGCGTGCTGGCACTGCCGTCCGCGGGCCTGAATCCGCTCACCCTGCCGGCCGATACCCGCGCCTTCCAGCGGCACCATGCGGGAACGGTGGCGCCGCTCGGACTGCATCCCCAGGCACCCGATCTCGCCGGCCTCTTCAACCGGAAGGAACTCGCGGTCGTCGCCAACGTCGGTACGCTCGCCTTCCCCGTTTCCTCCCGCGCCGATTACCAGAGCGGAAACATCCCGCTGCCGCCCCAGCTCTTCTCCCACTCCGACCAGCAGACACAGTGGCAGTCCTCCGTCCCGGACAAGGCGTTCGCCTCCGGCTGGGGCGGACGGGCGGCGGATCTACTGCATTCATCGTACAACGCGGGAACCTCGAAGGTCTCGATGTCCATCTCCCTCGCGGGCGTGAACTCCTTCCAGATCGGAACCACCGGACAAGTGACCCAGTACGCCATCAATGACGAAGGGACCGTCCCGCTCTCCGGTTTCGGCGATGCCTATGCCGACGCGGTCAATCCGAACGGCACCTACAAGAGCAATCCCGCCGGCATCCGGCTCAAAGCCTTCGACGACATCATGCGCCTCACCCACGCCAACCTCCACGAGGAGGAATACAACCGCGTCGTCATCCGTGCCCGCGCCGCCGAAGGCACCGTCGGAGCCGCGATCACCGCCGCCGCGGCCACCGGAGTGGACTTCGACACCCACTTCACGAACGCCACCACCAGCCTGGGAAACCAGCTGAAGATGATCGCGAAGCTCATCGCCGGGCGCGGCGTGCTCGGCAACAACCGGCAGGTCTTCTTCTGCCAGATCGGTGGATTCGACACCCACCAGACCCTGCTCTCCTCCCACGCGGATCTCATCACCGAACTGAACCACTCGCTCGCCGCCTTCTCCAACACGCTGCGGGCCCTCGGAGTCTGGGACAAGGTCACCACCTTCACCGCCTCCGACTTCAACCGCACTCTCACGCCGAACAACACCGATCCCGAAAAAGCGGGCTCCGACCACGCCTGGGGCAGCCATGCCATCGTCCTCGGCGGAGCGGTGAAGGGTGGCGACGTCTACGGGCATTTCCCGTCGCTGAAGACCGGAGCCGCCGCAGGTTCCATCGATGCGGGAAGCAACCGCGGCCGCTGGATCCCCACCACCTCGGTGGATCAATATTCCTCGAAACTTGCCAACTGGTTCGGTGTTTCCTCGAACGAACTCGAAGCCGTTTTCCCCAATCTCCCGCGTTTCGATGATCCGTCGCTGTCGTCCGCAAATCTCGCCTTCATCTGA
- a CDS encoding Dabb family protein: MKKFLLILMSAAITASSALAGGEFRHVVFFKFKPSATPEQVKEIEKAFAELPKKIPGITGYEWGTSESVEKLNDGFTHCFFVSFKDKAGLEAYLPHEAHKAFGAKLGGLLEKAFVFDYTAKAE, translated from the coding sequence GTGAAAAAATTTCTCCTCATCCTCATGTCCGCAGCCATCACCGCAAGCAGCGCCCTCGCCGGGGGCGAGTTCCGTCACGTCGTGTTTTTCAAGTTCAAGCCCAGCGCCACGCCGGAGCAGGTGAAGGAGATTGAAAAGGCCTTCGCCGAACTGCCGAAGAAGATCCCGGGCATCACCGGTTACGAGTGGGGGACGAGCGAGAGCGTGGAAAAACTGAACGACGGCTTCACCCATTGCTTTTTCGTGAGCTTCAAGGACAAGGCGGGGCTCGAAGCCTATCTTCCTCATGAGGCCCACAAGGCCTTCGGAGCGAAGCTCGGAGGCTTGTTGGAAAAGGCGTTCGTCTTCGACTACACCGCAAAGGCGGAGTGA
- a CDS encoding Hpt domain-containing protein, which yields MNSTNFLKMAHGDLPGLRALAFDFFNDTRHQMSGWRALLEAGDFSQLRDDLHRCKGGASLFGLERIVAIIGSCESPAVLESRGFDIDVFENELSAAENAVLCMEA from the coding sequence ATGAACTCGACGAACTTTCTCAAGATGGCGCATGGAGATCTCCCCGGGCTGCGCGCGCTTGCTTTTGATTTTTTCAATGACACCCGCCACCAGATGTCGGGCTGGCGGGCCTTGCTGGAAGCTGGGGATTTTTCCCAACTGCGTGACGACCTGCACCGCTGCAAGGGCGGTGCCTCGCTCTTCGGATTGGAGCGGATCGTCGCCATCATCGGCTCGTGCGAAAGCCCCGCCGTCCTTGAGAGCCGGGGCTTCGACATCGATGTCTTCGAGAACGAGCTCAGCGCCGCGGAAAATGCGGTCCTGTGCATGGAGGCCTGA
- a CDS encoding DNA gyrase/topoisomerase IV subunit A → MTQDPDHHDSLGAMYSDYFLDYASYVILERAVPHLFDGLKPVQRRILHAMDELDDGRYNKVAGIVGNTMNYHPHGDQSIGAAIVGLGQKDLLIDTQGNWGNTLTGDGAAAPRYIEARLTKFANDVVFNPKTTVWLPSYDGRRKEPDTLPVKFPLLLAQGVEGIAVGLACKVLPHNFHELIEASIAVLRDQPFTLVPDFPTGGIMDASDYRDGLRGGKIRVRARIATDKKGILRITEIPFGTTTGALMESIVAAADKGKIKIAKIEDNTAAHADILVYLPAGADPEQTRDALYAFTDSELGISPNACVIFDGKPVFMGVSEILRRTTHHTRDLLKMELEIKLGELAEKWHFSSLEKIFIENRIYRDIEECETWEAVLKAIDDGLKPFKKLLKREVTEEDLVRLTEIKIKRISKFDSFKADEEIKALEKLIDETEKNLRNLTKFTIRWYEDLAKKYGKERERRTEIASFDRVDRTQVIAATETLYLDAKNGFAGYGLKKDGEPLEKCSTIDDIIAFTQDGKMRVMKVADKVFVGQKPLRVAIFRKEEDLIYSMIYRDGRDGHILAKRFTVGGITRDKEYDLTKGTPNSRVLYFAFHKTNEESAAQMLLVHLKSGLRMKNLIRPLHFAEFGIKGRSSGGNLVTKHGIEKIIRAPKDYDPKAGA, encoded by the coding sequence ATGACGCAAGATCCCGACCACCACGATTCGCTGGGAGCGATGTATTCCGACTATTTCCTGGACTACGCCAGCTACGTCATTCTGGAACGCGCCGTGCCGCATCTTTTCGACGGGCTCAAGCCGGTGCAGCGCCGGATCCTCCATGCGATGGACGAGCTGGATGACGGGCGCTACAACAAGGTCGCCGGAATCGTGGGAAACACGATGAACTATCACCCGCACGGCGACCAGTCGATCGGTGCCGCCATCGTGGGGCTGGGGCAGAAGGATCTTCTCATCGATACCCAGGGCAACTGGGGGAACACCCTGACCGGTGACGGTGCCGCCGCACCCCGTTACATCGAGGCGCGGCTCACGAAGTTCGCGAACGACGTGGTTTTCAATCCGAAGACCACCGTGTGGCTGCCTAGCTATGACGGCCGCCGCAAGGAGCCGGACACGCTGCCGGTGAAGTTCCCGCTGCTGCTGGCCCAGGGGGTGGAGGGCATCGCCGTCGGCCTCGCCTGCAAGGTGCTGCCGCACAATTTCCACGAACTCATCGAGGCATCCATCGCCGTCCTGCGCGACCAGCCGTTCACGCTCGTTCCGGATTTCCCCACCGGCGGGATCATGGACGCGTCCGACTACCGCGACGGCCTGCGCGGAGGGAAGATCCGGGTCCGGGCGCGGATCGCGACCGACAAGAAGGGCATCCTGCGCATCACGGAAATCCCCTTCGGCACCACCACGGGCGCGCTGATGGAGTCCATCGTCGCCGCGGCGGACAAGGGGAAGATCAAGATCGCGAAGATCGAGGACAACACCGCCGCGCACGCCGACATCCTCGTTTACCTGCCCGCAGGGGCGGATCCGGAGCAAACCCGCGACGCGCTCTACGCCTTCACGGACAGCGAGCTGGGCATTTCCCCGAACGCCTGCGTCATCTTCGACGGCAAGCCGGTCTTCATGGGCGTCTCGGAAATCCTCCGCCGCACCACGCACCACACGCGCGACCTGCTGAAGATGGAGCTGGAGATCAAGCTCGGCGAACTCGCGGAGAAATGGCATTTCAGCTCGCTGGAAAAGATCTTCATCGAGAACCGCATCTACCGCGACATCGAGGAATGCGAGACGTGGGAAGCCGTGCTCAAGGCCATCGACGACGGCCTCAAGCCGTTCAAGAAACTCCTCAAGCGCGAGGTCACCGAGGAAGACCTCGTGCGCCTCACGGAAATCAAGATCAAGCGCATTTCCAAGTTCGACTCCTTCAAGGCGGACGAGGAGATCAAGGCGCTGGAAAAACTCATCGACGAGACGGAGAAGAACCTCCGCAACCTCACCAAGTTCACCATCAGATGGTATGAGGACCTTGCCAAGAAATACGGCAAGGAACGCGAGCGCCGCACCGAGATCGCATCGTTCGACCGGGTGGACCGCACGCAGGTCATCGCCGCCACCGAAACGCTCTACCTCGATGCGAAGAACGGATTCGCCGGCTACGGTTTGAAGAAGGACGGCGAGCCGTTGGAAAAATGCTCCACCATCGATGACATCATCGCCTTCACCCAGGACGGGAAAATGCGGGTGATGAAGGTCGCGGACAAGGTGTTCGTCGGCCAGAAGCCGCTGCGGGTCGCCATCTTCCGCAAGGAGGAGGACCTCATCTACTCGATGATCTACCGCGACGGCCGCGACGGTCATATCCTCGCCAAACGTTTCACCGTCGGCGGCATCACCCGGGACAAGGAGTATGATCTCACCAAGGGAACGCCGAACAGCCGCGTGCTCTACTTCGCCTTCCACAAGACCAACGAGGAAAGCGCCGCGCAGATGCTGCTCGTCCACCTCAAGTCCGGCCTGCGGATGAAAAACCTCATCCGCCCGCTGCACTTCGCCGAGTTCGGCATCAAGGGCCGTTCGTCCGGAGGAAACCTCGTCACCAAGCACGGCATCGAGAAAATCATCCGCGCGCCGAAGGATTATGATCCGAAGGCGGGGGCGTAG
- a CDS encoding sulfatase family protein, whose amino-acid sequence MRILSLGILLATVFTALAQEKRPNLLFIYTDDQRWDALGFIQKQQGGKARFPWLKTPNLDRLRSQGAHFSNAFCTTSLCSPSRATFLTGQYTHTHGVTNNHTPLPPGTVTYATLLQKAGYTTGFVGKWHMGNQPERPGFDFSASFDGQGKFYDCPVTIRKNGGVRQVIEEKWIDDASADYAIGFLRENKDKPFSLTVGFKSVHGPREPETDFKAAYAGSEAVPVPSLQLTSPFRPEAKNGNSYRGENLLNYFRTLTSADRSLGRLLDELDKLGLDKNTVVIFTSDNGYYLGEHSLGDKRSAYEESIRLPFLIRSPFNNVSGKTIDPLVLNIDIAPTLLDFAGVEIPKEIQGRSLRPLLEEKPPADWRKSFLYEYFYERNFKNPTILGLRTTTDKIIVYPGREQWNEIYEVGKDPYELTNQFNNPDHADLKKQLLSELERLKQETRFQVPSTVDPDNFGNENPKRGKNRDLDL is encoded by the coding sequence ATGAGAATCCTATCCCTCGGCATCCTGCTTGCCACCGTATTCACGGCGCTCGCCCAGGAAAAGCGACCCAACCTCCTCTTCATCTACACCGATGACCAGCGCTGGGACGCCCTTGGTTTCATCCAGAAGCAACAGGGCGGGAAGGCCCGTTTCCCCTGGCTGAAAACCCCGAACCTCGACCGGCTCCGCTCGCAGGGCGCGCACTTCTCGAACGCCTTCTGCACCACCTCGCTCTGCTCTCCCAGCCGGGCGACCTTTCTAACAGGCCAATACACCCACACCCACGGGGTCACGAACAACCACACTCCGCTGCCGCCGGGCACGGTGACCTATGCCACTCTGCTCCAGAAGGCGGGCTACACCACCGGGTTCGTCGGCAAGTGGCACATGGGCAACCAGCCGGAGCGCCCGGGCTTCGACTTCTCCGCCAGCTTCGATGGCCAGGGGAAGTTCTACGACTGCCCCGTGACCATCCGGAAGAACGGCGGGGTGAGGCAGGTGATCGAAGAGAAATGGATCGACGACGCGTCCGCGGACTACGCCATCGGCTTTCTCCGCGAGAACAAGGACAAGCCCTTTTCGCTCACGGTCGGCTTCAAGTCGGTGCACGGTCCGCGCGAGCCGGAGACAGACTTCAAGGCCGCCTACGCGGGCAGCGAAGCGGTCCCCGTCCCGAGCCTCCAACTCACCTCGCCCTTCCGCCCGGAGGCGAAAAACGGAAACAGCTATCGCGGTGAAAACCTGCTCAACTACTTCCGGACCCTCACGAGCGCGGACCGGAGCCTGGGAAGGTTGCTGGACGAACTCGACAAGCTCGGGCTGGACAAGAACACGGTCGTCATCTTCACCAGCGACAACGGTTATTACCTCGGCGAGCACTCGTTGGGTGACAAGCGCTCGGCTTACGAGGAATCCATCCGCCTGCCGTTCCTGATCCGCTCGCCGTTCAACAACGTGTCGGGAAAAACCATCGATCCCCTGGTGCTCAACATCGACATCGCGCCGACGCTGCTCGACTTCGCGGGCGTGGAGATTCCCAAGGAAATCCAGGGCCGCAGCCTGCGGCCGCTGCTGGAGGAGAAGCCACCCGCCGATTGGAGGAAGTCTTTCCTTTACGAATACTTCTACGAGCGGAACTTCAAAAATCCGACCATCCTCGGACTCCGCACCACCACCGACAAGATCATCGTCTATCCCGGCCGCGAGCAGTGGAACGAGATTTATGAAGTGGGCAAGGACCCGTACGAACTGACCAACCAGTTCAACAACCCGGACCACGCCGATCTCAAAAAGCAGCTCCTTTCCGAACTCGAAAGACTCAAGCAGGAAACCCGTTTCCAGGTTCCTTCGACCGTCGATCCCGACAACTTCGGCAACGAAAATCCCAAACGGGGCAAGAACCGGGATCTGGATTTATAA
- the gap gene encoding type I glyceraldehyde-3-phosphate dehydrogenase, which translates to MTTIAINGFGRIGRLVFRALVEQGHLGITFNVVAVGDIVPADNLAYLLKYDSTQGRFNGTVSSKKSSPELEEDDVIIVNGHEIKVVSARSPEGLPWKDLGVEVVIESTGLFTEAEKAKGHITAGAKKVIISAPAKGEDATFVVGVNDELYDPAKHHIISNASCTTNCLAPIVHVLLKEGFGIAEGLMTTIHSYTATQKTVDGPSKKDWKGGRSAAINIIPSTTGAAKAVALVCPEVAGKLTGMAFRVPTPTVSAVDLTVKTTKETSLKEIKAALKNASETYLKGILAYTEDEVVSTDFIHDKNSSIFDAGSSIELNSTFFKLVSWYDNEWGYSNRVIDLLTDVVKKGI; encoded by the coding sequence ATGACTACCATCGCCATCAACGGATTCGGCCGCATCGGCCGCCTTGTCTTCCGTGCCCTCGTCGAACAAGGCCACCTCGGAATCACCTTCAACGTCGTCGCCGTGGGTGACATCGTTCCTGCCGACAACCTTGCCTACCTCCTGAAGTACGACTCCACGCAGGGTCGCTTCAACGGCACCGTTTCGTCGAAGAAATCCTCTCCCGAGCTGGAAGAAGACGATGTGATCATCGTCAACGGCCATGAGATCAAGGTCGTCAGCGCGCGCAGCCCCGAAGGCCTGCCGTGGAAGGACCTCGGCGTGGAAGTCGTCATCGAGTCCACCGGACTCTTCACCGAAGCGGAGAAGGCCAAGGGCCACATCACCGCCGGTGCGAAGAAGGTCATCATCTCCGCTCCTGCGAAGGGCGAGGACGCCACCTTCGTCGTCGGTGTCAACGACGAGCTTTACGATCCCGCCAAGCACCACATCATCTCGAACGCGAGCTGCACGACGAACTGTCTCGCCCCGATCGTCCACGTGCTTCTCAAGGAAGGTTTCGGCATCGCCGAAGGCCTCATGACCACCATCCACTCCTACACCGCGACGCAGAAGACCGTCGACGGTCCTTCCAAGAAGGACTGGAAGGGGGGCCGTTCCGCCGCCATCAACATCATCCCGTCCACCACGGGTGCCGCCAAGGCTGTCGCGCTCGTCTGCCCTGAAGTGGCCGGCAAGCTCACCGGCATGGCGTTCCGCGTGCCGACTCCTACCGTCTCCGCCGTGGACCTCACCGTGAAGACCACCAAGGAAACCTCCCTCAAGGAGATCAAGGCGGCTCTCAAGAACGCTTCCGAGACCTACCTCAAGGGCATCCTCGCCTACACCGAGGACGAAGTGGTTTCCACCGACTTCATCCACGACAAGAACTCGTCGATCTTCGACGCCGGCTCCTCCATCGAGCTGAACTCCACGTTCTTCAAGCTCGTCAGCTGGTATGACAACGAGTGGGGCTACTCCAACCGCGTCATCGACCTCCTTACGGACGTCGTGAAGAAGGGTATCTGA